A part of Longimicrobium sp. genomic DNA contains:
- a CDS encoding DUF2939 domain-containing protein: MRKSSYFRPFALLALCAAAVWLYFTPHLAVRRLQQAAETGDREALAKLVDFPSVRASVKEEVRQAMAERIDKEADDNPFARFGAALAGMMVDPLVDSFVTPGGIAAAVRGERPSVGKDGRDRAEKAARDVEVTRGYEGVDTFVLHFRDKDDGKERMALVIHREGLADWKLSAIRLPDGAE; the protein is encoded by the coding sequence ATGCGCAAGAGCAGCTACTTCCGTCCCTTTGCCTTGCTGGCGCTGTGCGCCGCGGCGGTATGGCTTTACTTCACGCCGCACCTGGCGGTCAGGCGGCTGCAGCAGGCGGCCGAGACCGGCGACCGCGAGGCGCTGGCGAAGCTGGTGGACTTCCCCTCCGTGCGCGCGAGCGTCAAGGAAGAGGTTCGCCAGGCCATGGCCGAGCGGATCGACAAGGAGGCGGACGACAACCCGTTCGCGCGCTTCGGAGCGGCCCTCGCGGGGATGATGGTGGACCCGCTGGTGGACTCGTTCGTGACGCCGGGCGGCATCGCGGCGGCCGTGCGCGGCGAGCGGCCGTCGGTCGGCAAGGACGGCCGCGACCGCGCCGAAAAGGCGGCGCGCGACGTGGAGGTGACGCGCGGCTACGAGGGCGTGGACACCTTTGTCCTCCACTTCCGCGACAAGGACGACGGCAAGGAGCGGATGGCGCTGGTGATACACCGCGAGGGGCTGGCCGACTGGAAGCTCTCTGCCATCCGCCTCCCGGACGGGGCGGAGTAG
- the sdaAB gene encoding L-serine ammonia-lyase, iron-sulfur-dependent subunit beta has translation MVSLFDILGPTMVGPSSSHTAGACRLGLLARAILGGTPQRADIQLHGSFAATGEGHGTQRAIVGGLAGLAPDDLRLRQAYDEGAAAGMEWSFDTIDLGEDAHPNTAVFRVERDGETVQLRGASLGGGRVEVTEIDGFPVALGGDYHTLVLLAHDEPGTIAAVATVLAGHHINLATMRVDRTGRHKDALMTIEADEPVGEATLGAIRSFPWLRWARAIPKIS, from the coding sequence ATGGTCTCTCTCTTCGACATCCTGGGGCCCACCATGGTCGGCCCATCGTCATCGCACACCGCGGGCGCGTGCCGGCTGGGGCTGCTGGCGCGCGCCATCCTGGGCGGCACGCCGCAGCGGGCCGACATCCAGCTCCACGGCTCCTTCGCCGCCACCGGCGAGGGGCATGGAACGCAGCGCGCCATCGTCGGCGGGCTGGCGGGGCTCGCGCCGGACGACCTGCGCCTGCGCCAGGCCTACGACGAGGGCGCCGCGGCCGGGATGGAGTGGAGCTTCGACACCATCGACCTGGGTGAGGACGCGCACCCCAACACCGCCGTCTTCCGCGTGGAGCGCGATGGCGAGACGGTGCAGCTTCGCGGCGCATCGCTGGGCGGCGGCCGCGTTGAAGTCACCGAGATCGACGGCTTTCCGGTCGCGCTCGGCGGCGACTATCACACGCTGGTGCTGCTGGCCCACGACGAGCCGGGCACCATCGCCGCGGTCGCGACGGTGCTCGCCGGGCACCACATCAACCTCGCGACCATGCGCGTGGACCGCACCGGCCGCCACAAGGACGCGCTGATGACCATCGAAGCGGACGAGCCGGTGGGCGAGGCGACACTGGGCGCGATCCGGTCGTTTCCGTGGCTGCGGTGGGCCCGGGCGATCCCGAAGATCTCGTAG